The window CTCATCCATCAAAGTCAAAGTCCACTTGGCCACAACAACAGGTCACATTTGTTTCAAAAAGATATTCCACCAGTATACTTCATTTAGTCGGTTTAGATAGGACAGTAAACAGCTGAAAGAAAGTAGACGGCTAGTAGAAGGACTATAGGACTAAAGCTGACAACATGATGGAAACAACATCCTCTTTTTTAAAGTAAGTACAGACATTTATCTTCAGAAGTATGTTATTTACCTGcctatttataaaaatatgaaatatatacgATGATCTGAATTAAAATTAAGTtattaaaagaaatacattgattttgtatataattttgtATAAATGGTTGTCAATGTTCATCCGTAGACTTAAAACATTGGACTTTAGCTGCTCTTTCACAATCTATTTGTTTCCATCAATACCTCTTCAGATAAGACTATCTAAATAACATACAGTGCGATTGCAGCTGTAATTCATGTGATGTATTTGCTACTCTTTTAGAGGAGATCTGGAATACATTAAGTgatctttcttttaaaatctctGTTTTATTACCCCGACCAACCAAGTCCCCTCAGTCAGTCTCTGTTTTTTGTTCAGGTCAGTGTCTAGACGTGTTTGGGCTGCTCCTCAGCGTCCGTTCAGAGTGTGTTCCTGGAACAGAGAGACTAAAAAATGGGTCACTGCAGGAACTTTAGAGGAGCTAAAAGAAAGGGTAAGGAAATGTGATTTAAGGTTTGAAGTTCATTGTTCATCAGCATGAATCacaaaacatgtacatttcTGTGGGAATCTCTGCAGTGATGCTGGAATTATGGTCAAAGTAATGATTGACATTTAAAGTACATCTTTCATTCTTCTGTTAATCTGTCTGCCCTGTCCAATATTTACATCCCTGTCCTTCAGACGTGCAGGatacttttcttaaatataccAAACAGCAAAAGGATACAATTTTTACGTTATAAGCATTTGGTGGCAACAATAAACATTGAGACACTTTCATAAGGAAATATTATGACTATTTCTAGTTCATTTGTACTACAGGCAGCCCAGGCTCTCTTGATGTCTACTCTACTGACTTTGGTGTGTGAGGAAGATGGGACGGAGCTCGACTCAGAGGAGTTTTTCATGGCCCTCCCAGACAACACTGTTTTCATGGGACTACAAGCTGGAGAGTCCTGGAAACCTCAtcctgtatgtatttttttcatatagAATTCATATGTGACATCTGGACATTTGATTGACTACTGTATATAAGCTGTAGGATGATGGGAATGTCACCTGCATTTAAACATATCTCAAATCACGCAAATAAGCAACTGTAACTGGGTGTTGAACATGACGCATTGTGCAAGTATGACGTGTGCTTTGCTTTTAGCGTCATATTGGGATAAGGCAATAGACTAAGCGTCATACAcgtgtattatatattatattgatcGCGGATCTTGTGAAACATTATGTATCATTAAAGTGTCCACCCACTGTAATGTCCATTTTCTAGTACTAGACCATTTTTTCACCAATGTCTTCTATTGCTCCTAGTTGAATCAAAGGGGCGGTCCTAAACCAGGGGACAACAAGCCAAGGGCAGGAAAAGACATTGCTCAAGTCACCTTTGATCTTTATAAGAAGAGCCCAAAAGATGTATTTGGCTCATTGAATGTGAAAGCCACATATCAAGGATTGTACTCTGTCAGCGCTGATTTTCAATGCCTGGGTCCAAAGAAATTCCTGAGGCAAGCTATTTTCTATGTACTGTCGCGCAGATAGATATTCTGAACGTAATGTGTAGTT of the Triplophysa dalaica isolate WHDGS20190420 chromosome 1, ASM1584641v1, whole genome shotgun sequence genome contains:
- the cideb gene encoding cell death activator CIDE-B is translated as MMETTSSFLKSVSRRVWAAPQRPFRVCSWNRETKKWVTAGTLEELKERAAQALLMSTLLTLVCEEDGTELDSEEFFMALPDNTVFMGLQAGESWKPHPLNQRGGPKPGDNKPRAGKDIAQVTFDLYKKSPKDVFGSLNVKATYQGLYSVSADFQCLGPKKFLREALKVLSTLLNAAGYLLISTAKVIRRVIQGADFLEAHQNKSVGNTEYWH